The Flavobacterium commune genome contains a region encoding:
- a CDS encoding DnaJ C-terminal domain-containing protein, whose translation MAFIDYYKVLEIDKKATDAEIKKAYRKLARKYHPDINPNDKEAEKKFKEINEANEVLGNTEKRKKYDAYGENWKHAAEYEKANQDQRYYNQSQPHEDFNSYGRDGDDYSDFFESLFGNSSRSRHRKQQYKGTDFSTELSLDLKEVYTTHKRTININGQNIRFTIPAGVENGQTIKITGHGGDGIGGGPKGDLYITFSIKNHPDFKRDKNNLYTNVTVDLYKAVLGGEITVNTFDGKAKLNIAPGTQNGTKVKLKGKGFPVYKEEGHFGDLYITFQIKIPTNLSSKELELFNELSKLRTS comes from the coding sequence ATGGCATTTATAGACTATTACAAAGTATTAGAAATTGACAAAAAAGCAACGGATGCTGAAATAAAAAAAGCCTACCGAAAATTAGCTCGAAAGTACCATCCTGATATTAACCCGAATGATAAAGAGGCTGAAAAAAAATTCAAAGAAATCAATGAGGCTAATGAAGTGTTAGGAAATACCGAAAAAAGAAAAAAATACGATGCTTATGGCGAAAACTGGAAACACGCCGCCGAATACGAAAAAGCCAACCAAGATCAAAGATATTATAATCAAAGTCAGCCTCATGAAGATTTTAATTCATACGGCAGAGATGGTGATGATTATTCTGATTTCTTCGAATCTTTATTTGGAAATAGCAGCAGAAGTCGCCATAGAAAACAACAATACAAAGGCACCGATTTTAGCACCGAACTGAGTTTGGATTTAAAAGAAGTTTATACCACACACAAACGCACAATTAACATCAACGGTCAAAACATTCGTTTTACTATTCCCGCAGGAGTTGAAAATGGTCAAACTATTAAAATAACCGGACATGGTGGAGACGGCATCGGCGGAGGCCCTAAAGGCGATTTGTACATTACTTTCTCCATAAAAAATCATCCTGATTTTAAAAGAGACAAAAACAATTTGTACACCAACGTTACTGTTGATTTGTACAAGGCAGTACTAGGCGGCGAAATTACCGTAAACACTTTTGACGGAAAAGCAAAACTAAATATAGCTCCGGGAACACAAAACGGAACCAAAGTAAAACTAAAAGGAAAAGGTTTTCCCGTTTACAAAGAAGAAGGTCATTTTGGCGATTTATACATTACATTCCAAATCAAAATCCCCACAAATCTCTCTTCTAAAGAACTTGAATTATTCAATGAACTATCTAAATTAAGAACATCATGA
- a CDS encoding chaperone modulator CbpM → MSTENFIPINTLCQHYKLEIGFFNNLNENGLIEIQLVDNIQYIHKDSIYEIEKIVRMHKELDVNIEGIDIVLNLLQKIDALQTELHKVRNRLLLYEN, encoded by the coding sequence ATGAGTACCGAAAACTTTATTCCGATAAACACACTTTGCCAACATTACAAACTGGAAATCGGCTTTTTTAATAATCTCAACGAAAACGGACTAATAGAAATCCAGCTGGTGGATAACATCCAATACATACACAAAGATTCGATTTATGAAATCGAAAAAATAGTGCGCATGCACAAAGAATTAGACGTAAATATTGAAGGGATTGACATTGTTCTAAACTTACTTCAAAAAATTGATGCCCTGCAAACAGAATTACACAAGGTCAGAAACCGTTTATTATTGTACGAAAACTAA
- a CDS encoding family 78 glycoside hydrolase catalytic domain, with protein MKSIKQFLILLFLVFSFIQTNAANPNPPFNLRSFDKQNPIGTNDKPYFGWYLSDPDTNEIQSAYQIIVSSSLANLKANKADIWNSKKTNSRKQNYIYLNGITLKAATTYYWKVRCWDKDGNASSYSAPANFTTGLLTNTDWASAQWIKRDSKDNDDYTYFRKKTSLPNKTIKKAITYISACHSYELYVNGKFVGKGFNHHYPQYSYYNAWDVTALLKKNTVNLLGCLTHWYGGGQGRATGSRGMILKTIIEYTDGSKTIIGTDKSWKQTQASQWIQGQPQRGGEGVGRIEFVDNRKAIANWNTAKLDDSNWNNAIEIGPHPTAPWTGTLQSDLTRVIEKEIKPTAIKNLGNGKYIIDLGKIYAGSFKINFNERIAGDTIKMLGGYQLNEDGTTVNPKMNQSTNLSFKYIPSGNNSVFNPHVYFGMRYLQIDNAPNELNQNNVSFISRHFELDAARSSFESSNEMLNKTWDLMSHTLILGAQEDFVDTPTREKGAFLLDSWSQAVPAMSVMYDRTMNMRALNQFLQSQDQYWPDGRLNAVYPNVDGGRDIPDFTQSFLVWVWDYYTQTANIEFLKSNYSRLKKIADYVSTYKNDSTGLIHKLKGGKGPYEFGIIDWPATMRYGYDMSVESRTVIDAYAYEDFNIISKIATVLGNEADKTLYANKAEAIKKAINTHLINQNGVYIDGITNAQNVSTHVSQHANILPYALKIVPETNKKQVIDEIKKQKMNIGMVCLRWLPESLGLADEGEQLIDLYTNTEWDGWAKTISLGGTATWESWDANTTNQSMSHPWGAVGLLGMQNYILGITALAPQHEKIQIKPLWFGNKLTSAKGTYTTDKGDIKVDWNYINAEYHLKITIPNNSAAKVYLPKCEKTGTTIKLDNKEVTATEEGNYLYIDNIGSGEHHLER; from the coding sequence ATGAAATCCATAAAACAATTTTTAATTCTATTATTCCTAGTTTTTTCGTTTATCCAAACCAATGCTGCCAACCCAAATCCTCCTTTTAATCTGCGAAGTTTTGACAAACAAAATCCTATCGGAACAAACGACAAACCCTACTTTGGATGGTATCTAAGTGATCCCGATACTAACGAAATTCAATCGGCTTACCAGATTATTGTTTCTTCAAGCTTAGCTAATCTAAAAGCGAACAAAGCTGATATTTGGAATAGTAAAAAGACCAATTCCAGAAAACAGAATTATATTTATTTAAATGGTATTACTCTTAAAGCTGCCACTACTTACTATTGGAAAGTACGTTGTTGGGACAAAGATGGAAATGCGAGTTCCTATTCGGCTCCTGCAAATTTCACCACCGGTTTATTAACGAATACGGATTGGGCATCAGCACAATGGATTAAAAGAGATTCTAAAGACAACGACGATTATACTTATTTTAGAAAAAAAACCAGTCTTCCGAACAAAACCATCAAAAAAGCAATCACCTATATTTCTGCCTGCCACAGTTATGAATTGTATGTTAATGGAAAATTTGTTGGAAAAGGATTCAATCATCATTATCCACAATACAGCTATTATAATGCCTGGGATGTTACTGCTTTACTAAAGAAAAACACCGTAAATCTATTGGGCTGTCTTACACACTGGTATGGTGGTGGTCAGGGTCGCGCTACTGGAAGCCGTGGCATGATTTTAAAAACCATTATCGAATATACTGATGGCTCGAAAACCATTATTGGAACCGATAAAAGCTGGAAACAAACACAGGCTTCGCAATGGATTCAAGGACAACCGCAACGTGGTGGCGAAGGCGTAGGTAGAATCGAGTTTGTTGACAACCGAAAAGCTATTGCTAATTGGAACACCGCCAAATTAGACGATTCTAATTGGAACAATGCCATCGAAATTGGTCCACATCCTACTGCTCCATGGACCGGAACTTTACAATCTGATTTAACCCGGGTTATTGAAAAAGAAATCAAACCAACGGCAATAAAAAATCTAGGCAACGGAAAATATATTATTGATTTAGGCAAAATATATGCGGGTAGTTTTAAAATTAATTTTAATGAACGCATTGCCGGAGATACGATTAAAATGTTAGGTGGTTACCAATTAAATGAGGATGGTACTACTGTAAATCCAAAAATGAATCAATCTACCAATTTGTCTTTTAAATACATCCCAAGCGGAAATAATTCCGTTTTCAATCCTCATGTCTATTTTGGGATGCGTTATTTACAAATTGACAATGCTCCAAACGAACTAAATCAAAATAATGTAAGTTTTATTAGTCGTCATTTCGAATTAGATGCAGCGCGTTCTTCATTCGAATCTTCAAATGAGATGCTCAATAAAACCTGGGATTTAATGTCGCACACTTTGATTTTGGGAGCACAGGAAGATTTTGTAGATACTCCTACCAGAGAAAAAGGCGCATTTTTATTAGACAGTTGGTCGCAAGCAGTTCCTGCTATGAGTGTCATGTACGACCGAACGATGAATATGCGTGCTTTGAACCAATTTCTTCAATCTCAAGATCAATATTGGCCAGACGGACGATTGAATGCGGTTTATCCAAATGTAGATGGAGGAAGAGACATTCCTGATTTTACCCAATCTTTTTTAGTTTGGGTTTGGGATTATTACACTCAAACAGCAAATATTGAATTTTTAAAATCCAATTATTCGCGTTTGAAAAAAATTGCCGATTACGTCAGTACTTATAAAAATGACAGCACTGGATTAATTCATAAACTAAAAGGAGGAAAAGGCCCTTATGAATTTGGAATCATCGATTGGCCGGCAACCATGCGTTACGGTTATGATATGAGTGTTGAATCCAGAACAGTTATTGATGCTTATGCTTACGAAGATTTCAATATTATTTCGAAAATTGCCACAGTTTTAGGTAATGAGGCTGACAAAACACTTTACGCCAACAAAGCCGAAGCCATCAAAAAAGCCATAAATACGCATTTAATCAATCAAAATGGGGTTTATATTGACGGAATTACCAATGCTCAAAATGTAAGTACTCATGTTTCGCAACATGCCAATATTCTTCCTTATGCACTGAAAATTGTTCCTGAAACAAATAAAAAACAAGTAATTGATGAAATTAAGAAACAAAAAATGAATATTGGAATGGTTTGTCTTCGGTGGTTACCAGAATCTCTTGGTTTAGCTGATGAAGGAGAACAGCTGATTGATTTATATACCAATACTGAATGGGATGGTTGGGCTAAAACTATTTCTCTTGGAGGAACTGCTACTTGGGAATCATGGGATGCTAATACAACTAACCAAAGCATGTCACATCCTTGGGGAGCAGTTGGATTATTAGGTATGCAAAATTACATTTTAGGAATTACCGCTTTAGCTCCACAACACGAAAAAATCCAAATAAAACCATTATGGTTTGGAAA